In the genome of Danio rerio strain Tuebingen ecotype United States chromosome 23, GRCz12tu, whole genome shotgun sequence, one region contains:
- the aldh8a1 gene encoding 2-aminomuconic semialdehyde dehydrogenase — translation MSKDMKYLVLENYIGGKFVPCSKLIDSFDPSTGEVYCKVPDSGAEEVNAAVRAAKEAFPDWSAKSPADRSKVLNKLADLIEARLEEFVQAESKDQGKTITFARNVDIPRSAYNFRFFASSVLHHTNDCSQMDHMGCLNYTIRCPVGVAGLISPWNLPLYLLTWKIAPAVATGNTVVAKPSEMTSVTAWMMCQLLEEAGFPPGVVNIVFGTGPRAGDALVSHPDVPLISFTGSTATARLITERSAPHCKKLSLELGGKNPAIIFADADMEQCISTTVRSSFSNQGEICLCTSRIFVERSVYPEFLTRFVEATRRWKTGVPSDPSNDNGALISKEHLQKVKGYITLALAEGAQVHCGEGVDKLALPQQNIGGYFMLPTIISGVKDSSALMQEEIFGPVTCVTPFDEEEEVISRANNVRYGLSATVWSRDVGRVHRVARKLQAGLVWTNCWLVRDLNLPFGGMKHSGIGREGGKDSYHFFTEVKSVTVKH, via the exons ATGTCAAAAGACATGAAATATCTAGTGCTGGAAAACTACATCGGTGGGAAGTTTGTGCCATGTTCCAAGCTGATCGACTCTTTCGACCCGTCAACAGGAGAAGTTTATTGCAAAGTTCCAGACAGTGGAGCTGAAGAG GTGAATGCTGCAGTGAGGGCAGCTAAAGAGGCCTTTCCGGATTGGTCGGCTAAAAGCCCAGCTGATAGATCCAAAGTGCTGAATAAACTGGCAGACCTGATAGAGGCTCGACTGGAGGAGTTTGTTCAGGCCGAGTCTAAAGACCAGG gaaAGACTATCACTTTTGCCCGAAATGTGGACATTCCCCGATCAGCATACAACTTCCGTTTTTTTGCTTCATCCGTCCTGCATCACACTAATGACTGCAGTCAGATGGATCACATGGGCTGTCTCAATTATACAATCCGCTGTCCTGTAGGAGTGG CTGGTCTGATAAGCCCATGGAATCTGCCACTGTACCTCCTAACCTGGAAAATCGCCCCGGCTGTTGCTACGGGTAATACTGTTGTGGCAAAACCCAGTGAAATGACTTCAGTTACCGCCTGGATGATGTGTCAGCTGTTAGAGGAAGCTG GCTTTCCACCAGGAGTGGTCAACATAGTCTTTGGGACAGGTCCTCGTGCAGGTGATGCTTTGGTTTCTCACCCTGATGTACCCTTGATCTCATTTACGGGTAGCACGGCTACAGCGAGACTGATCACTGAACGCAGTGCACCGCACTGTAAGAAGCTTTCACTGGAACTTGGTGGGAAAAACCCGGCAATTATATTTGCTGATGCAGACATGGAGCAATGCATCAGCACTACTGTACGCTCCAGCTTCTCCAATCAG GGTGAGATCTGCCTGTGTACCAGCCGCATCTTTGTGGAGCGGAGCGTTTACCCAGAATTCCTCACTCGTTTTGTGGAGGCGACTCGTCGGTGGAAAACCGGGGTTCCTTCAGACCCCTCAAATGACAATGGAGCACTCATTAGCAAAGAACATCTGCAGAAG GTCAAAGGTTACATTACGTTGGCCCTTGCGGAGGGTGCACAGGTGCATTGTGGAGAAGGTGTGGACAAACTTGCCCTTCCACAGCAAAACATCGGTGGTTACTTCATGTTGCCCACCATCATCTCCGGAGTCAAAGATTCCTCCGCACTGATGCAGGAAGAGATTTTCGGTCCCGTAACCTGCGTGACGCCCTTCGATGAAGAAGAGGAAGTGATATCACGAGCAAACAATGTCCGCTATGGTTTGTCTGCCACAGTCTGGTCCCGAGATGTCGGGCGCGTGCACAGGGTTGCTAGGAAACTGCAGGCTGGGTTAGTGTGGACCAATTGCTGGCTGGTCAGAGATTTAAACCTGCCGTTTGGTGGCATGAAGCACTCTGGGATTGGTCGAGAGGGGGGGAAAGACTCCTACCACTTCTTCACTGAGGTTAAATCTGTAACTGTCAAACACTGA